In Halovivax gelatinilyticus, the following are encoded in one genomic region:
- a CDS encoding HD domain-containing protein, translating into MNETSHAEIRTIARSYFEDAQPAHDWNHVVRVKRLAETLLEDRDDACETVVELAVYLHDIGRTREAAGSIEDHATWGATEARSILARYDPATVDAVCHCIRAHRYSNDVDPETPEAKLVSDADNLDAIGAIGIARAIAHGSEYGQPIHDPVYVDRNARAVSTDSTVAHVESKLLSLRDRMYTDAGRELAERRHAYVEEFLERLARETGESV; encoded by the coding sequence ATGAACGAGACGAGTCACGCGGAGATTCGAACCATCGCCCGATCGTACTTCGAGGATGCCCAGCCCGCACACGACTGGAATCACGTCGTCCGGGTCAAACGGCTCGCCGAGACGCTCCTCGAAGATCGTGACGACGCCTGTGAGACGGTCGTCGAACTCGCGGTGTACCTCCACGACATCGGACGGACGCGGGAAGCGGCCGGCTCAATCGAAGACCACGCGACCTGGGGAGCGACCGAAGCGAGGTCGATACTCGCTAGGTACGACCCCGCCACCGTCGATGCCGTCTGTCACTGCATCCGCGCTCACCGCTACTCGAACGACGTCGACCCTGAGACGCCCGAAGCGAAGCTCGTTAGCGACGCGGACAATCTCGACGCGATCGGTGCCATCGGAATCGCCCGCGCGATCGCTCACGGGAGTGAGTACGGACAACCGATTCACGACCCCGTGTACGTCGACCGGAACGCTCGCGCCGTGTCTACCGACTCGACGGTGGCTCACGTGGAGTCGAAACTCCTCTCGCTTCGCGATCGGATGTACACCGACGCCGGTCGCGAACTCGCCGAACGGCGACACGCCTACGTCGAGGAGTTCCTCGAACGACTCGCACGCGAGACCGGCGAATCAGTGTAA
- a CDS encoding 2,5-diamino-6-(ribosylamino)-4(3H)-pyrimidinone 5'-phosphate reductase: MHVIVNAAMSADGKLSTRERVQHAISGPDDFERVDRLRTECDAVVVGVGTVLADDPSLTVKSSTRRDERVETGQPANPARVVADSRARTPTDASVVNDDAETYLLVSENAPADRRAELASNDARLVTAGAERVDLLVAFAALQEAGLETVLVEGGGELIFSLFECGLVDELYTFVGPTVIGGRDAPTLADGDGFVDSFPELSLDRVEELDEGVLIRWTLRR; this comes from the coding sequence ATGCACGTCATCGTCAACGCCGCGATGAGTGCTGACGGGAAACTCTCGACCAGAGAGCGCGTCCAGCACGCGATCAGCGGACCCGACGATTTCGAGCGCGTCGATCGGTTGCGAACCGAGTGTGACGCCGTGGTCGTCGGCGTCGGAACGGTTCTCGCGGACGATCCGTCGCTGACCGTTAAATCATCGACGCGACGGGACGAACGCGTCGAAACCGGTCAGCCGGCCAACCCGGCCCGCGTCGTCGCCGACTCGCGAGCTCGGACACCAACCGACGCGTCCGTCGTGAACGACGACGCCGAAACCTACCTGCTCGTGAGCGAGAACGCACCGGCCGACCGCCGGGCGGAACTCGCCTCGAACGACGCCAGGCTCGTGACCGCCGGCGCGGAACGCGTCGATCTCCTCGTGGCGTTCGCCGCGCTACAGGAGGCGGGACTCGAGACGGTTCTGGTCGAAGGGGGCGGAGAACTGATATTCTCGCTGTTCGAGTGCGGTCTCGTCGACGAACTGTACACCTTCGTGGGCCCGACAGTGATCGGTGGGCGGGACGCGCCGACGCTGGCTGACGGCGACGGGTTCGTCGACTCGTTCCCCGAACTATCGCTCGATCGCGTCGAGGAGCTGGACGAAGGCGTACTGATACGGTGGACGCTAAGGCGATGA
- a CDS encoding winged helix-turn-helix transcriptional regulator — protein sequence MKLRQPTDFLILEALEAEGRNVATNLASHTGKSRKNINTRLPVLEDYGLVDKIGPAKRSGLYEITTLGKTALVYQDQYDEVDDFESLIDGPATSTNAETPQASFARGEDSAQDDE from the coding sequence ATGAAATTACGTCAACCAACTGACTTCCTGATCCTGGAAGCACTCGAAGCGGAAGGTCGTAACGTCGCGACGAATCTCGCCTCCCACACGGGCAAGAGCCGAAAGAACATCAACACGCGTCTGCCAGTCCTCGAAGATTACGGACTCGTCGACAAGATCGGACCGGCGAAGCGTTCCGGTCTCTACGAGATCACCACGCTCGGGAAAACCGCGCTGGTCTATCAGGACCAGTACGACGAGGTCGACGACTTCGAATCCCTGATCGACGGACCGGCGACCTCCACGAACGCGGAGACGCCACAGGCGAGCTTCGCGCGCGGTGAGGATTCCGCCCAGGACGACGAGTAA
- the otsB gene encoding trehalose-phosphatase, translating into MHSRQHSEPHELRRDIPAPVDTVMDSLVERFERAPHVLCGLDFDGTLAPIVDEPGAARMTEANRRIVETLSRNPRVTVAIVSGRGLDDLRPRIEPPVLLAGNHGLEIDRPTAQPGENSSYRRAIHPIAARASREIATCCGVLETTFADVPAVAVEHKRLSGTVHYRTAPDSLSGVIESRVRETLDQLCGDRVRVSTGKSIVEFAPAIEWGKGSVVELFERECPPDTLSVFIGDDRTDEDAFEIVEPDGVGVLVGPTRPSRGSVRLETPDQVPIVLRAIDSHVDHSEWCAKRNSHT; encoded by the coding sequence ATGCACTCTCGTCAACACAGCGAACCCCACGAGTTGCGTCGCGACATCCCGGCTCCCGTCGACACCGTGATGGACTCGCTCGTCGAGCGATTCGAACGTGCCCCGCACGTCCTCTGCGGGCTCGACTTCGACGGAACGCTCGCTCCGATCGTCGACGAACCCGGCGCGGCGCGTATGACCGAGGCGAACCGCCGAATCGTTGAGACACTCTCACGTAATCCGCGCGTCACGGTCGCCATCGTGAGCGGGCGCGGGTTGGACGATCTCCGCCCGCGAATCGAACCGCCCGTCCTGCTGGCGGGGAATCACGGACTCGAAATCGACCGTCCCACGGCGCAACCCGGCGAAAACTCGAGCTACCGTCGCGCGATTCACCCGATCGCGGCGAGGGCGAGTCGAGAGATCGCCACCTGCTGTGGCGTCCTCGAGACGACGTTCGCGGACGTACCCGCGGTAGCCGTCGAGCACAAGCGATTGAGCGGAACGGTACACTATCGAACGGCTCCCGACTCGCTCAGCGGGGTAATCGAATCGCGCGTGCGCGAAACACTCGATCAACTCTGTGGTGACCGCGTTCGCGTTTCGACCGGCAAGTCGATCGTCGAATTCGCCCCAGCGATCGAGTGGGGGAAAGGATCGGTCGTGGAACTATTCGAGCGCGAGTGTCCGCCCGACACCCTCTCCGTTTTTATCGGAGACGATCGGACGGACGAAGACGCGTTCGAGATCGTCGAACCGGACGGAGTAGGCGTGTTGGTCGGACCGACGCGTCCCTCACGTGGGTCGGTTCGACTCGAGACGCCCGACCAGGTTCCGATTGTTCTCCGAGCGATCGATTCGCACGTTGACCACTCTGAATGGTGTGCCAAACGTAATAGTCACACCTAA
- a CDS encoding alpha,alpha-trehalose-phosphate synthase (UDP-forming) — translation MERSRNALEEFDSLVLVSNRQPYRHRWGDGDVVVDQPTGGLTAALDPVLQRVGGTWIAWGDGDADRTVVDDRNCVRVPPDDPSYTLRRVWLDEDTVDAYYEGFSNRVLWPLCHEFPEKVVSRVGDFEGYEAVNERFADCAAEHVDGETLIWLQDYHLALTPAGIDDRTPESTTIGQFWHIPWPTPDTFGVCPRSTELVDGLLGVDLLSFHVDRYVENFLDSVERFRPDATVEKEAGRITHERGETYVTATPLGIDADRHARESYAIAEGRHGRSGSDAFDELGDERPAASATDCLDIPDCDVLCLGVDRLDYSKGIPARIEAVERLLERHPEWRESLVFVQTATPSRTTIPAYAEHGERVRQAVDRVNDRFRTDDWEPIVYTESYLARPVLVDLYRRADLMLVTPHLDGMNLVSKEFVASSIDNTGALCLSEHAGASSQLGDLAYTVDPSDPDGISDTIHEALTACQAEQSSRMRRLRQRVHERDIDWWMAQQFETLRWVATRPQLSVTGPNAGDG, via the coding sequence ATGGAACGTAGCCGGAACGCGCTCGAGGAGTTCGACTCGCTCGTTCTCGTATCGAATCGCCAGCCGTATCGACACCGGTGGGGCGACGGTGACGTGGTCGTCGATCAACCGACGGGCGGACTCACCGCCGCGCTCGATCCCGTGTTACAGCGCGTCGGAGGGACGTGGATCGCCTGGGGTGACGGCGATGCCGATCGAACCGTCGTCGACGATCGAAACTGCGTGCGGGTTCCGCCGGACGACCCGTCGTACACCCTCCGACGCGTGTGGCTCGACGAGGACACCGTCGACGCCTACTACGAGGGTTTCAGCAACCGAGTGCTGTGGCCACTCTGTCACGAGTTCCCCGAGAAAGTTGTCTCTCGTGTAGGAGATTTCGAGGGATACGAAGCCGTAAACGAACGGTTTGCCGACTGCGCCGCCGAACACGTAGACGGCGAGACGTTGATATGGTTACAGGATTACCATCTCGCGCTCACACCGGCCGGTATCGACGATCGAACGCCGGAATCGACGACGATCGGACAGTTCTGGCACATTCCCTGGCCGACCCCGGATACCTTCGGCGTCTGCCCGCGGTCGACAGAACTCGTCGACGGGTTGCTCGGTGTCGACCTGCTTTCCTTTCACGTCGACCGGTACGTCGAGAACTTTCTCGATAGCGTCGAGCGCTTCAGACCCGACGCGACCGTAGAGAAGGAGGCGGGTCGGATTACTCACGAACGCGGAGAGACTTACGTCACCGCGACGCCACTCGGAATCGACGCCGACCGACACGCGCGGGAGAGTTACGCCATCGCAGAGGGCAGACACGGCCGGTCCGGATCGGACGCGTTCGATGAGCTCGGCGACGAACGACCAGCGGCGAGCGCGACGGATTGTCTCGATATCCCCGACTGCGACGTCCTCTGTCTCGGCGTCGATCGACTCGACTACTCGAAGGGGATCCCGGCCAGGATCGAGGCCGTCGAACGCTTGCTCGAGCGTCATCCCGAGTGGCGTGAATCGCTGGTCTTCGTCCAGACGGCGACTCCGAGTCGGACGACCATTCCCGCGTACGCCGAACACGGGGAACGCGTTCGTCAGGCCGTTGACCGAGTCAACGACCGGTTTCGTACCGACGACTGGGAACCGATCGTGTACACCGAATCCTATCTCGCGCGTCCAGTCCTCGTCGATCTGTATCGACGCGCGGATCTGATGCTCGTCACACCGCATCTCGACGGGATGAACCTCGTCTCGAAAGAGTTCGTCGCCTCGAGCATCGACAACACCGGTGCGCTCTGTCTGAGCGAGCACGCGGGTGCGTCTTCCCAGCTCGGCGACCTGGCGTACACGGTCGATCCGTCCGATCCAGACGGAATCTCAGACACGATACACGAGGCGCTCACCGCTTGCCAAGCGGAGCAATCGAGTCGAATGCGACGGCTCAGGCAACGCGTCCACGAGCGAGATATCGACTGGTGGATGGCCCAACAGTTCGAGACGCTCCGATGGGTCGCAACGAGACCCCAGCTCTCCGTGACGGGTCCTAACGCGGGAGACGGGTGA
- a CDS encoding bacterio-opsin activator domain-containing protein, with product MSDRVTERVLPSHPIRIVGTTDRIERIRRSIERGFGAEAVSIARDPADALSREDVGCFVCDASDESIDRPIERLRERSEAPILALASDRTDAAIEAGATDVVEPDASVPVVRNRIQSVIDASRSNGGGQSRARLESIYAATSIGIVVSRDREITWASESVDRVIGYTPSELNGLDLTELLHPDDRSALTDTIASIADSPLDDSAELPCRVQHGDGHYRSHHLIAVNRLEDSAVDGIVWTIESAGPAERARERSIRSDDSVVGEESASHIERFDDPVVVLDDTWTILAANEAAASLFSAGPEDLSGGSIWERFPPDTISTWYERLTEARERGSSLSFVVAGRVDGETLSVRVYPADESTVVIVRKRAETAISDLRERLERHAMVLDAVPGPTVLVEDGRIALANAATFEHTGRDAIAGHTLSSVFGPDVAAAIESRADSRIRRIDPIEWRPGTGRVIDLSVLPLGESSAIVTGRDVTDQRSVLRGIDELAEMASALEGASNRSAVQRIVLEGVRRSQSLDHAVWYERRDSRLSPVASSSENDQLDPRPLQFDPEWFSTVGTDAATSIDSGIEIPIDDSTALAAALAVPITDSTLVLAGNAVSETEPSIDEDEAEPVESQRIDPSIEAGPEIAFEAVGFGPRALGTLSGRLGALSLAYAACRADREDLVYERDRLAALDEEIERVTERRRAIVRSIRSTETRAELESTVCEQLAAISGVGVAWIGAASGDSVVASASSGSASDYVSEVFPRHRSNSDEPAVRAISRDEPVVVEDVETSSTEDWSLIARRYDLSSMVAIPITGRTITHGVLCVNTVDAFSKDDVLPSSCADIATACGLAIDAIEARRALLSSDRLELDLSVRDGTDEPLSRLAIEMDRSILVDAVASGETLTTVYLSVHGASGQEAADVAESIDSVRAVSVLDESDNGRLELELEGPTVPDVLSEFGVTVRSIDVDDDGATIRVTLPADRSVRRVVDAVRSVVPSIELRARRPVARHADGPGRHDILGELTDRQRDVLRTAYAAGYFEWPRNRSGEEVADRLGISQPTFTRHFRAAERAVFGRLFEDT from the coding sequence GTGAGTGATCGCGTCACTGAGCGGGTACTCCCAAGTCACCCGATTCGGATCGTGGGAACGACGGATCGGATCGAACGAATCCGTCGGTCGATCGAACGGGGATTCGGCGCAGAGGCCGTCTCGATCGCCCGGGATCCAGCGGACGCACTGTCTCGCGAGGACGTCGGCTGTTTCGTCTGTGACGCCAGCGACGAATCGATCGATCGACCGATCGAGCGGCTACGCGAACGATCTGAGGCGCCGATTCTCGCGCTGGCGTCCGATCGAACCGACGCGGCGATCGAGGCCGGTGCAACGGACGTCGTCGAGCCCGACGCATCGGTTCCGGTCGTCCGAAACCGGATCCAGTCGGTGATCGACGCTTCGCGTTCGAACGGGGGTGGCCAATCGCGGGCTCGTCTCGAATCGATTTACGCCGCAACCAGCATCGGGATCGTCGTAAGCCGCGATCGGGAAATCACATGGGCGAGCGAGAGCGTCGATCGGGTGATCGGCTACACGCCGTCCGAGTTGAACGGGCTTGATCTCACCGAACTGCTCCATCCCGACGACCGATCGGCCCTGACCGACACAATCGCGTCGATCGCCGATTCACCGCTCGACGACTCGGCGGAGCTTCCCTGTCGAGTCCAACACGGGGACGGCCACTACCGAAGTCATCACCTGATCGCGGTCAACCGTCTCGAAGATTCCGCCGTCGACGGCATCGTCTGGACGATCGAATCAGCGGGCCCGGCTGAGCGAGCGCGAGAGCGATCGATTCGTTCTGACGATTCGGTCGTCGGGGAAGAGTCGGCGTCGCATATCGAACGATTCGACGACCCGGTGGTCGTCCTCGACGATACCTGGACGATACTGGCGGCGAACGAGGCCGCAGCGTCGTTGTTTTCGGCCGGACCGGAGGACCTAAGCGGGGGTTCGATCTGGGAACGATTTCCTCCCGACACCATCTCCACCTGGTACGAACGACTCACCGAAGCGCGAGAGCGAGGGTCGTCGCTGTCGTTCGTCGTCGCCGGGCGGGTCGACGGGGAAACGCTTTCCGTTCGCGTCTATCCCGCCGACGAGTCGACCGTCGTCATCGTCCGGAAGCGTGCGGAGACTGCGATTTCTGACCTTCGCGAGCGACTCGAGCGCCACGCGATGGTGCTCGATGCGGTTCCGGGGCCGACCGTCCTCGTCGAGGACGGACGAATTGCCCTGGCCAACGCCGCCACGTTCGAACACACCGGACGCGACGCGATCGCCGGTCACACCCTCTCGTCGGTCTTCGGTCCCGACGTCGCCGCGGCGATCGAATCGCGCGCAGATTCGAGAATCCGTCGAATCGATCCTATCGAGTGGCGACCGGGAACCGGCCGCGTGATCGATCTATCGGTCCTCCCACTCGGCGAATCTAGTGCGATCGTCACCGGACGGGACGTGACGGATCAGCGGTCCGTGCTCCGAGGAATAGACGAACTCGCGGAGATGGCGAGCGCTCTCGAGGGTGCCTCGAATCGAAGCGCGGTTCAGCGGATCGTCCTCGAGGGGGTCCGACGGTCGCAGTCGCTAGATCACGCGGTCTGGTACGAGCGGCGCGATTCCCGACTGTCGCCGGTGGCGAGTTCGAGCGAGAACGATCAGCTCGATCCCCGACCGCTTCAGTTCGACCCGGAGTGGTTCTCGACCGTCGGGACGGACGCGGCCACGTCGATCGATTCGGGGATCGAGATACCGATAGACGATTCGACGGCCCTCGCGGCGGCGCTCGCCGTTCCGATCACCGACTCGACCCTCGTGCTGGCGGGAAACGCCGTCTCAGAAACGGAGCCATCAATCGACGAAGACGAGGCGGAGCCGGTCGAATCCCAACGGATCGACCCATCTATCGAGGCAGGACCGGAGATCGCATTCGAGGCGGTCGGTTTCGGCCCACGAGCCCTCGGCACGCTGTCCGGCCGACTCGGTGCACTGTCGCTGGCTTACGCGGCCTGTCGCGCCGATCGCGAGGACCTCGTCTACGAACGCGACCGACTGGCCGCGCTCGACGAAGAGATCGAACGCGTAACCGAGCGCCGTCGGGCAATAGTTCGATCGATTCGATCGACCGAAACGCGAGCTGAACTCGAATCGACAGTTTGTGAGCAACTCGCCGCTATCTCTGGCGTCGGCGTCGCCTGGATCGGGGCCGCATCCGGGGACTCGGTCGTCGCCAGTGCGTCATCGGGATCGGCGAGCGACTACGTGTCTGAGGTGTTTCCACGGCATCGATCCAACTCGGACGAACCCGCCGTTCGGGCGATCAGTCGGGACGAACCGGTGGTCGTCGAGGACGTCGAGACGTCGTCGACCGAGGACTGGTCGCTCATCGCTCGACGATACGATCTCTCATCGATGGTCGCGATTCCGATCACTGGGCGGACGATCACCCACGGTGTACTCTGCGTCAACACCGTAGATGCGTTCAGCAAAGACGACGTTCTTCCATCGAGCTGTGCCGACATCGCCACGGCGTGCGGACTGGCAATCGATGCGATCGAGGCGCGACGGGCGCTTCTCTCGTCGGACCGACTCGAACTCGATCTGTCGGTTCGCGACGGGACCGACGAACCGCTCTCTCGTCTCGCGATCGAGATGGATCGGTCGATCCTCGTCGACGCGGTTGCCTCTGGCGAGACGCTGACGACGGTCTATCTCAGCGTTCACGGCGCGAGCGGCCAGGAGGCTGCCGACGTCGCCGAATCGATCGACTCGGTTCGAGCGGTTTCCGTCCTCGACGAGTCCGATAACGGGCGCCTCGAACTCGAACTCGAGGGTCCGACGGTGCCGGACGTCCTCTCCGAGTTCGGTGTGACGGTTCGATCGATCGACGTCGACGACGATGGCGCGACGATTCGCGTCACTCTTCCGGCCGATCGATCGGTTCGGCGCGTCGTCGACGCCGTTCGGTCGGTCGTTCCGTCGATCGAGCTTCGTGCCCGTCGTCCCGTCGCTCGTCACGCCGACGGTCCCGGTCGCCATGATATCCTCGGAGAGCTGACCGACCGCCAGCGCGACGTGTTGCGAACGGCTTACGCGGCTGGATACTTCGAGTGGCCGCGAAACCGATCCGGTGAGGAAGTCGCCGATCGGCTCGGGATCTCGCAACCGACCTTTACCAGACACTTTCGAGCGGCCGAACGGGCTGTCTTCGGTCGATTGTTCGAGGATACGTGA
- a CDS encoding helix-turn-helix domain-containing protein codes for MSTDARGRVEAPTQLLDSQGIVAEVHLDHERLLLRPTLRELGDVSIVPGNRARRDGREYQFVSIRTDSVVELDSVLATDPTVSNPMLVERHADRLVYRVELTPDVITLDGAIAGHGGRIREATGTQTAWILKLRLPSREALIDFNDECKRDGISVRVTQLRTDDGETPTCLGLTDKQQELLTVAYEEGYFDVPRGISQDELAAKLGVSKSAISQRLRRAMTELCASSFGPGSR; via the coding sequence ATGAGTACGGACGCTCGCGGACGCGTGGAAGCACCGACGCAACTCCTGGACTCCCAGGGGATCGTCGCCGAAGTTCACCTCGATCACGAACGCCTACTATTGCGCCCAACACTTCGTGAACTCGGGGACGTCTCGATCGTTCCCGGAAACCGCGCCCGTCGCGACGGACGCGAGTACCAGTTCGTCTCTATCAGGACGGACTCCGTCGTCGAACTGGATTCGGTTCTGGCAACCGACCCGACCGTCTCGAACCCGATGCTCGTCGAGCGCCACGCGGATCGGCTCGTCTATCGCGTCGAGTTGACGCCCGACGTGATCACGCTCGACGGCGCGATCGCCGGACACGGTGGGCGGATCCGAGAGGCGACCGGGACGCAGACGGCGTGGATTCTCAAACTCAGGCTCCCCTCCCGGGAGGCGTTGATCGACTTCAACGACGAGTGTAAACGAGACGGGATTTCGGTCCGCGTCACGCAGTTGCGAACCGACGACGGGGAGACGCCGACCTGTCTCGGGCTGACCGACAAACAACAGGAGCTGCTGACGGTTGCCTACGAGGAGGGTTACTTCGACGTTCCTCGCGGCATCTCCCAGGACGAACTGGCAGCGAAACTCGGCGTCTCGAAATCCGCTATTTCCCAGCGACTCCGACGGGCGATGACCGAACTCTGTGCGTCGTCCTTCGGCCCCGGATCCAGGTAA